The following coding sequences are from one Musa acuminata AAA Group cultivar baxijiao chromosome BXJ2-4, Cavendish_Baxijiao_AAA, whole genome shotgun sequence window:
- the LOC135611120 gene encoding uncharacterized membrane protein At4g09580-like, with product MGRDTKLTLSRWEVAAAAGVVASFGMGLVAVCLSMPASDYSFLKLPRTLEDIQDLRDNLESYTTDYTIQVLVGYCTVYIFMQTFMIPGTIFMSLLAGSLFGVLQGVALVVFAATAGASSCYFLSYLIGKPLVFSLWPDKLSYFQEQVAQRREKLLNYMLFLRVTPTLPNTFINVASPIVDVPYRIFFMATFIGLIPAAYVTVRAGIALGELRSVADLYDFQAIATLFLIGIVSVTPTLISKNHTVENA from the exons ATGGGGAGGGACACCAAGTTGACGCTGTCGAGATGGGAGGTGGCTGCGGCCGCTGGGGTGGTGGCGAGCTTCGGGATGGGCTTGGTGGCCGTGTGCCTTTCGATGCCTGCCTCCGACTACAGCTTCCTCAAATTGCCTCGAACGCTCGAGGACATCCAGGACTTGAG GGATAATCTTGAGAGTTACACAACTGACTACACCATACAGGTTTTGGTTGGCTACTGTACCGTCTACATCTTTATGCAGACTTTCATGATTCCAGGGACCATTTTTATGTCCCTCCTTGCTGGATCCCTGTTTGGAGTTTTGCAAGGTGTAGCTTTAGTTGTTTTTGCCGCGACAGCCGGTGCCTCTTCATGTTATTTCCTGTCATATTTGATAGGGAAGCCCCTGGTCTTCTCCTTGTGGCCAGACAAGCTGAGTTACTTCCAAGAACAG GTTGCCCAAAGAAGAGAGAAGCTGTTGAACTACATGCTCTTTCTCAGAGTCACGCCAACACTGCCAAACACTTTCATCAATGTTGCTTCACCCATAGTGGATGTGCCATACCGCATATTCTTCATGGCAACTTTCATTGGACTCATCCCAGCTGCTTACGTGACAGTCAGG GCTGGAATTGCTCTTGGGGAGTTGAGATCCGTGGCCGACCTTTATGATTTCCAAGCAATAGCGACACTGTTCCTTATAGGGATTGTTTCAGTGACACCCACACTGATAAGCAAAAATCATACCGTAGAGAATGCTTAG